One window of Quercus robur chromosome 12, dhQueRobu3.1, whole genome shotgun sequence genomic DNA carries:
- the LOC126710453 gene encoding uncharacterized protein LOC126710453 — protein sequence MASAREDFSQFDISKEEKDKLVAEVIRYVLFKTHQNSGCPIKRDELTQLVTKNYRQRALPAVVINEAKERLSSIFGYEMRELQRSRPSSTNQGRSSQQSVADAKSYILISQLPADVYSKYVEDVNTTHLTGFTFVILGVVHLAGGKIPEESLWHHLRRMGFSDSDEIHPVLGNVKQALEALVQQRYLQKDKVNGPEGSTLFYELAERTLDAPVNDRIKEYISQIVKKDAASGDVD from the exons ATGGCCAGTGCTAGGGAAGATTTCTCTCAATTTGATATTTCAAAAGAG GAAAAGGACAAACTTGTTGCAGAAGTAATCCGCTATGTCCTTttcaaaacccaccaaaattCTGGGTGCCCAATTAAGAGGGATGAGCTTACTCAACTCGTTACTAAAAACTATCGTCAGCGTGCTCTTCCTGCTGTTGTGATTAATGAGGCTAAAGAAAGGCTCTCAAGCATTTTTGGCTATGAGATGAGGGAGCTTCAAAGATCTCGTCCTTCATCAACAAACCAAGGGCGCTCTTCCCAGCAAA GTGTTGCAGATGCAAAATCCTATATCCTTATAAGTCAGTTACCTGCTGATGTGTATAGCAAATATGTTGAAGATGTAAATACAACACATCTTACTGGTTTCACTTTCGTCATACTTGGTGTTGTACATCTAGCAGGAGGCAAAATTCCAGAAG AGAGTCTTTGGCATCATTTGAGACGGATGGGATTTTCTGATAGTGATGAAATCCATCCAGTTCTTGGAAACGTCAAACAGGCATTGGAGGCACTTGTCCAGCAAAG ATATTTGCAGAAGGACAAAGTTAATGGACCTGAAGGTAGTACTTTATTCTACGAACTTGCTGAGAGAACTTTAGATGCACCAGTTAATGACAGGATTAAAGAATACATATCACAG ATTGTGAAGAAAGATGCTGCCAGTGGGGATGTTGACTAG